The Candidatus Thermoplasmatota archaeon genome includes the window CCCACCAAGCGCTTGAACGTCCAGGTCCGCAAAGCCCCCTCCGGCGACGGCACCTCCACGATCGAGCGATGGGAGATGCGCGTCCACAAGCGCTTGATCGACATCGACGCCGACGAGCGCGCCCTGCGCCAGCTCATGCGCATCCAGGTGCCCGACGGCGTCAACATCGAAATTGTTCTCCGCGCGTAGGACTCCGATGCGCGCCCGCCGCGGCCAAAGGCCGCGGCCCCCGCCCGGAGCGATAGCGAAGGGCGGGGCCGTTTTTCCGTCCACGCTTTTGCGCGAGCGTTGCGAGCGCAAAAGGGTGGATCGACATCGACGCCGACGAGCGCGCCCTGCGCCAGCTCATGCGCATCCAGGTGCCCGACGGAGTGAACATCGAGATCGTGCTGCGGGCGTGACGACTTCCGCGCCGGGGGAGATGAATCTCCCCCGGGCCCCCTCTCTTTTTCCTTCTCTGCGGCCGCTTCGCGGCCGCGCAACTAACCTTCAATAATCATCGCGTCGTCGCTTACGATCCGCTGCCGCTTGTCGCTTTGCACCTTGCCCGTGAGGCCGTCCACGTAGAGGATTCCCTGCGGCCCGGTCCCGCGCCAGGCGGGAACGAGCCAGAGGCCGCGCGATTCGAGCTTGAGCGTCTCCTCCACGGGCACGATCTTGCGGCGGCTCACGATGTAGGCGTTGTTCGTGGACGCCTTCTCCTTGAGCTCGGTCGTGGAGGCGGAAAGCGCCGCCTGCCGCGCGGCGACCTTGGCGCGCGCGTCCTCCAGCGCCGGCTCAAGCGACTCCCCCTCGAACGACGGGCCGGTTGCGGGCTCGGCGTCGAGCGCCACGGCTTCGCCGGAGACGGCGTTCACGAGGACGAACCCCTTGGCCTCGCGCCGGTCCGGCGCGCCCCAGAGGCGGACGTCGTAGGCGTACAGGTGGTGCGGGATCTTGACGGGTTCGAGGCGTGCCAGGCGCGGCATGGCGGCCTTGGCGGCCGACCGCGCGTCGGCCTGGGTGATCTTGGCGGCGACGAGCGGACCCGCGTCGGAGCCCGGCCCGTCGCCGGCGGAATCGTCGAACACCTCCAGTCGAGGCGTCTCGGCCGCCTGCGCGGCCGCCTTTGCCGGCGGCGTCGCGGCGGAGGTGAGGATGGACGCCATCGTGTCGGTAGGCGCGACGACGGGCGGAGCCGGAACGGCCGCGGCAACGGCCGGAGCCGGCGGCGGCTCGACGCGAGACGCCGGGGCGAAGGGAAGCGCCTCGCCGCGCTCGACGAGCGCGACGACGGCCATGCCGACTTCGGCTTCGAGACGCGTCCGGTCCCAGATCTCAAAACCGGCGCCCTCGATCGCCTCGGCCAACCCGACGCCCAGGGGCTCAAGGCACGCGAGGATCGGCCGCGCGGAAGGGTCGCGCGCCGTGCGCAGCGCGTTCATGGTCGAGACGAGATCGCGTAGCGTGAGAGCGTCGGCCGTCATCGGCATCCCATCGATCGAAAATATCGAGGGCCGACGATAAGACTTGCCTTTTGCGCCTAGCCGGTCGCAGAAACCGTCACCGGCTTCGAAAGCTGGCGCTTGAGGACGCTCTCCAAGCGCTCCAGAAACTCGGGCTCCTTGCCCAAGGGGATCGTCGCGCCGGCCGCGCCGTCGTGCCCCCCGCCCGAGCCTCCGACTTCGCGCGCCGCCTCGCCGACGGCCTGCGAGAGGACCACGCCCTGGAGCACAAGCTCGCGCGGCGCGCGCGCGGAGACCTTCGTCTCCGTTTCGCTCGCGCGCGCAAAGCCCACGATGGGAAGCTCCCGGCTGGCGCCGGCGCCGTACATCATGCCGGCCACGATGCCCACGATCGTGTCTCGGATGCTCTCGCCCGCGTCGAACCACTGGACGATCTCGCGGCGCTCGACCTTGAGCTGCGCAAGCTGGACGCCCGACACGAGGTTCTGCCGGTGCCCGCGAAGGAGCGAGAGAGCCTTCCGGTAGCCCGCGTCGCGGTCGCCCAGGCACACGGCGAGGCCCGTCGGGCCCTCCCCGTAGCGCGCCGTGCTGTTGAGAAGCGTCGCGAACTCCTTGGCGTCGCGAAGCGGCGTTCCCGGCGCCTCGCGCGAGAGGACGTACACCTCGCCGATCATGCGTCGCGCCTCCGCCGCGCCTCGCGTGCGCGTCACGCGGACGGCCGCGGCCGAGAGGATCGCGCGCCGCTCCTCGAGCGAGAGCTGCGTCCAGCGTCGCCACGTCTCCCGCTCCCGGAGCGCGACGCCTTGGTCCTGCACGAAGCGCATGGCCGCCTGATCGCTGCCGGAGACGCCCGGAAGCAGGGGATCGTCGGCGTACTGCAGCATCTTGTAGACGGGCCGCGTCTCGCGCCCGAACCACCGCGCGTCCAGGCGCCACTCGACGACGCCCGCCCGCCGCCCGTCTTCGAGGATGACTCGGTTGAGGCCCGTGAGGCGGCAGGCGTCGGCGTCCTGCAGGTCCCCCACCGCACCGACGACCGCAAGCGCGGCCAAGTCGACGTTTGCGGGATCGAGCGCGCGGGCGATGAAGTAGGCGCTGCCGGCCCCCGAGCACGACTCGCCCCCCAAGCCAAAGAGACGGGGATTGAGGTGCGTCGCGAAGTCGGCGCCCATCTGGTGATGGTCCGCCACGGCGCAGGTCCAGTCCTTGAGGACGTCCGCCGAGCCGCTTCCAAGATCGGTGAACAGGACGAAGGGATGCGCTGCCGCGCGGATCCGTTCGAGCTCGGAGGGCGTGATGCTCTTCACGAACTCGAGATCGTGCGGGATGCCGGCGCGACGCAGCATGGAGACGGCGATGGACGCGCTCGTGAGGCCGTCGGCGTCGATGTGCGAGACGACGTGCACGCGCGGGGCGCGACGGATCGCCTCGGCCGTCTCGGCGGCGCGGCGGAGGAAGCCCTCCACGGCTACGGGATCCATCCCATCCACGCCCAAGCAAGCAACCGGCAGCTTGAAAGCCTTTGCGAAGGGTGGCCAAACGTGAGGACGTATGGAGTCCAAGCGCATCGCGGTCCTTGGCGCCGGCAACATGGGCACCGCGCTCCTGCGTGGCATGCTCAAGGCCAAGTGGGCCAAGCCCGACAACCTCATGGCGACCCACCCGCGCAAGCAGCGCGTCGAGGAGATCCGGCGCACGCTTGGGATCGACGCCTCCGTCTCGAACGTCGAGGCCGCGCGATGGGCCGACGTCGTCGTCCTCGCCGTGAAGCCGCAGATCGCCCACCGCGTGCTGCGTGAGATCGCGCCCGCCATGGGTCGCGGCAAGACGCTCGTGTCGATCGCGGCGGGCGTGACCACGCGCGCCATCGAGCTCATGCTGCCGGAGGTTTCGGTCGTGCGCGCGATGCCAAACGTCGCCGTGACGGTCGATCTTGGCGCCACCGCGATCTGCCGCGGCACGCGCGCGACCGACGCCGACTACGACGTCGCGCGCCACGTCTTCGAGGCCGTCGGGATCGCCGTCGAGGTCGAGGAGGCGCTCATGGACGCCGTCACCGGGCTCTCGGGTACGGGACCCATGTACGTCTTCCAGATCATCGAGGGCCTCTCCGACGCGGGCGTCAAGATGGGCCTCTCGCGCCACGCGGCCACCGAGCTTACGATCCAGACGGTGCTTGGCGCCGCCAAGATGGCGCAAGTGACCGGGCAGCACCCGGGTCTTCTGAAGGACCTCGTGACCTCCCCCGGCGGAACGGCCATCGCCGCCCTGCACAGCCTCGAGCAGGGCGGACTTCGCGCCCTTCTCATCGACGCGGTCGAGGTGGCGACGCAGCGCAGCGCCGAGCTTGGCCGCAACATGGAGGAGAGGGCGGGCACGAAGTAGGACGTATACGTATGTATACAAACGTATACATCCGCGCATTCCGTCGTCAGCGCAGCTTGGCGTTCGTGCGCGGCGCGATCTGCGCGAGCTTGCCGCCCACCGTGCGCGCCATCGCCGGCGGCGCGGGGTGCGACAGCAGCCGTCGCGTGAGGTCGTCGGCCTCCGCTCGGGCGACGATTCCCGTCGACTCGCGGCGCCGGTCGCGCCAATGGAGCGCGCCCAGGAGCGCGAAGTAGGCCGCGTGGATGGCCACGAACAGGAAGGCGTCCAGAAGCGTCGCCGTCGGGAACTGGGTCCCCCCGATCGCGTCGGCAAGCGTGCCCAGCGCAAAACCGTAGGCCACGACGAGCGCGGGGACGATGAGCAAGCCGAAGTAGGCGAGGAGGATGGCCACGCCCACGAAGTGCAGCAGGCCGTACGCGCGGACGACGCGCATCTCGCGCGGGCTGACGCGCGGCTCGGGAACGCTTTTCCAGCGCGGCCATGCGAAGGCGAGGCGGCGCTTGAGCCAGGCCTGCGCGTCGCCGTAGAGGTTGCGGCAGTCCAGCGCGTGGGCGACGATGTAGTACACGTCCATGCGCAGGTGCAGGAAGAACTGCAGCAGCAGGACGAGGACGCACAGGAGGGCCGTGAGGCGCAAGAGCGCGACGATCGTGGGGTCGGCAAGCGCCGGGACGATTCCGTACGTTCCGAGGAAGGAGAGCAGGATGGCGACGCCGGCGAGCCACGCGTCGGAGGCCATGCCGGCCACGTAGACCTTGACGCGGTCCCACCGCGGCAGGAGCCACAGGTCGCTTGCGTCGGTCTGGACGGCGATGTAGGTGATGCGCGTTCCCAGGGACAGGCTTGCGCGCGAGCCGTGCGCGCGGGCGGTGAGGACGTGGGCGAGCTCGTGCTTGCCTACGATGAGGAGCATGACGCCAAAGACGGAGAGGCCCACGAACGTGTAGGACGAGGTCCAGAAGAAGTCGCGGTAGTTCGGGACGAAGGAGGAATCGGCGAGCATGACGCCCGTGGCCATCGCAAAGGGCGCAAGCAGAAGCGGCCACAGCCACAGGGAGCGCAGCCACCGAAGCTTCGCGGGGTCGACGTCGTCGAAGAGCGTGCGCCGCTTGCGGGGGACGAGGTGGCTGGGCAGCGGCTGCCCGTTGATCGCTTCCACGAATCCGCCCGCGGCCACGGAGCGCACGAATGCGCCCACGTCCACGTCGCGCCCGGTCTCCTCGCGCACGGCGCGGCGGACGGTCTCCACGCGCGGCTCGTCGCGCAGGCGGCGCAGGAGGTCGACGGCAAGCGGCGGCATCTCGGCGAAGGTGCCGCGGTCCGGGTTGCCGACGATCCACACGTCGTCCCGCTCCACCATCGAGAGGGGCGCAAGCGTGGCGGTCTCAACGGCCGT containing:
- the rpsJ gene encoding 30S ribosomal protein S10, translated to MAHTARISLAGTDPKKIDGVCQQIKTIAERTGVSIAGPVPLPTKRLNVQVRKAPSGDGTSTIERWEMRVHKRLIDIDADERALRQLMRIQVPDGVNIEIVLRA
- a CDS encoding DHH family phosphoesterase, with translation MDPVAVEGFLRRAAETAEAIRRAPRVHVVSHIDADGLTSASIAVSMLRRAGIPHDLEFVKSITPSELERIRAAAHPFVLFTDLGSGSADVLKDWTCAVADHHQMGADFATHLNPRLFGLGGESCSGAGSAYFIARALDPANVDLAALAVVGAVGDLQDADACRLTGLNRVILEDGRRAGVVEWRLDARWFGRETRPVYKMLQYADDPLLPGVSGSDQAAMRFVQDQGVALRERETWRRWTQLSLEERRAILSAAAVRVTRTRGAAEARRMIGEVYVLSREAPGTPLRDAKEFATLLNSTARYGEGPTGLAVCLGDRDAGYRKALSLLRGHRQNLVSGVQLAQLKVERREIVQWFDAGESIRDTIVGIVAGMMYGAGASRELPIVGFARASETETKVSARAPRELVLQGVVLSQAVGEAAREVGGSGGGHDGAAGATIPLGKEPEFLERLESVLKRQLSKPVTVSATG
- the proC gene encoding pyrroline-5-carboxylate reductase codes for the protein MESKRIAVLGAGNMGTALLRGMLKAKWAKPDNLMATHPRKQRVEEIRRTLGIDASVSNVEAARWADVVVLAVKPQIAHRVLREIAPAMGRGKTLVSIAAGVTTRAIELMLPEVSVVRAMPNVAVTVDLGATAICRGTRATDADYDVARHVFEAVGIAVEVEEALMDAVTGLSGTGPMYVFQIIEGLSDAGVKMGLSRHAATELTIQTVLGAAKMAQVTGQHPGLLKDLVTSPGGTAIAALHSLEQGGLRALLIDAVEVATQRSAELGRNMEERAGTK
- a CDS encoding radical SAM protein, whose protein sequence is MPEELLSIEQALVRHREQVLDAIANPDLQGLLWEATLACNLACLHCGNPVEGKEGEAAWSRPQELSTAEAKAIFEQIAEDFDASRIAVGITGGEATLRKDLCEVVAHIKKLGFRAVSLTTNGSLTARDPALLDRLVESGVSLFTLSLDGAKRGHDTQRCKDGSFEDVLTTIRALRERHPHVEVTVNTIVTPHNWHEVPEAYRLVSELGVPTWNVGPVSPVGRARDPSTHLTNEQLRDLLDWIADRNRPANVEASGVRISWICDGWVGSRFEGRVRDGIFFCGAGTRIASILYDGKAATCLEVNRKIGVQGDLRTEPLRKIWDERYGWFRGERASRFRKGPCETCSEWDWCQGSSLHLREEDGTLVECIYHRQSQAAPRDDGIPTAVETATLAPLSMVERDDVWIVGNPDRGTFAEMPPLAVDLLRRLRDEPRVETVRRAVREETGRDVDVGAFVRSVAAGGFVEAINGQPLPSHLVPRKRRTLFDDVDPAKLRWLRSLWLWPLLLAPFAMATGVMLADSSFVPNYRDFFWTSSYTFVGLSVFGVMLLIVGKHELAHVLTARAHGSRASLSLGTRITYIAVQTDASDLWLLPRWDRVKVYVAGMASDAWLAGVAILLSFLGTYGIVPALADPTIVALLRLTALLCVLVLLLQFFLHLRMDVYYIVAHALDCRNLYGDAQAWLKRRLAFAWPRWKSVPEPRVSPREMRVVRAYGLLHFVGVAILLAYFGLLIVPALVVAYGFALGTLADAIGGTQFPTATLLDAFLFVAIHAAYFALLGALHWRDRRRESTGIVARAEADDLTRRLLSHPAPPAMARTVGGKLAQIAPRTNAKLR